A genomic stretch from Nitrospirota bacterium includes:
- a CDS encoding FixH family protein has product MKKFLMVVIGILLICGAAYAKDYEVKKTTADYNVEVSIDKNPPVVGDNNIGIKVKDMKGSYVTDVKVVVEYSMPAMPGMPAMNYKTDTTIDGNEYKAKMNLSMAGSWNILVKITKGEKTSKVKFSIDAQ; this is encoded by the coding sequence ATGAAAAAGTTTTTAATGGTTGTGATCGGGATTCTGCTTATTTGCGGCGCGGCATATGCAAAGGACTACGAGGTAAAGAAAACAACTGCTGATTACAATGTTGAGGTGAGTATTGACAAAAATCCGCCTGTTGTCGGGGACAATAATATTGGGATTAAAGTAAAGGATATGAAAGGAAGTTATGTAACTGATGTGAAGGTTGTTGTAGAATACTCTATGCCCGCTATGCCCGGGATGCCGGCAATGAACTATAAGACAGATACAACTATAGACGGGAATGAGTATAAGGCAAAAATGAACCTCTCTATGGCAGGTTCATGGAATATTTTAGTAAAGATAACAAAAGGCGAAAAGACATCCAAGGTCAAGTTCAGCATAGACGCTCAATAA
- a CDS encoding TolC family protein has product MRQNSANTKIIPPFHKGGFDFFRYPVFALFIIILTVSSLFADELILSDLIDEAQKKNYDILISGTKELSAGYRIPQAGSLPDPMLMFGYENEGVRDLYTFNEEMAADSKWMFSYSQMLPYPGKLALNADMASKDAEGIKAMTDALRLKTTARVKELYYDLFLAYKNLELLNEKSSLLKGIEDAALSRYSTGMAPQQEVLMAQTEKYMLLEKEEMFKQRIQSLEAMLNAVLGRDVNSPLGRPQQVMPTSFTYTLVDLINTAMDNSPEIKAQSKMIQASEAKIKMSEKEFYPDFTVTGNYSAKNKYYEDMWGLTTTINIPLFYKTKQRQALLEAEARRSQAELELQSIQLMISSAIRDNYSMLSSSAKLMEIYKDALIPKTAQDFDSSLSGYISGKVEAMTVISRLKSRIDYEALYWQQFIEREKAIARLEAITTVTSISPLP; this is encoded by the coding sequence ATGAGGCAGAATTCTGCAAATACAAAGATCATCCCCCCTTTTCACAAGGGGGGATTTGATTTTTTCAGATATCCGGTTTTTGCGCTCTTCATCATAATCCTCACTGTTTCATCTCTTTTCGCTGACGAATTAATCCTCTCTGATCTGATTGACGAGGCACAGAAGAAGAACTATGATATCCTCATCTCCGGCACAAAGGAGTTGTCTGCCGGTTACAGGATACCGCAGGCAGGCAGCCTTCCTGACCCCATGCTGATGTTCGGCTATGAGAACGAAGGGGTGCGGGACTTGTACACATTTAATGAAGAGATGGCTGCTGATTCAAAATGGATGTTCTCTTATTCGCAGATGCTCCCTTATCCGGGCAAACTGGCTTTGAATGCGGATATGGCTTCAAAGGACGCCGAGGGCATAAAGGCCATGACTGATGCGCTCCGTCTGAAGACCACCGCAAGGGTGAAAGAACTTTACTATGATCTTTTCCTCGCATATAAAAACCTTGAACTTTTAAATGAGAAGTCGTCACTTTTAAAAGGTATCGAAGATGCCGCATTGTCCAGATATTCCACAGGCATGGCTCCTCAACAAGAGGTGTTGATGGCGCAGACTGAAAAGTATATGCTCCTTGAGAAAGAGGAGATGTTCAAACAAAGGATACAATCACTGGAGGCAATGCTCAATGCTGTTTTGGGCAGGGATGTTAATTCACCTCTCGGAAGGCCGCAGCAAGTCATGCCAACTTCATTTACTTATACTCTCGTTGATCTCATAAATACGGCTATGGATAACTCCCCTGAAATAAAGGCGCAGAGTAAGATGATCCAGGCTTCAGAGGCGAAGATAAAGATGTCTGAAAAGGAGTTTTATCCTGACTTCACGGTCACTGGAAATTATTCAGCCAAGAACAAATATTATGAAGACATGTGGGGGCTCACTACAACCATCAATATCCCGCTCTTCTACAAGACCAAACAGAGACAGGCTCTGCTTGAGGCTGAGGCCCGCCGTTCACAGGCAGAACTTGAACTGCAATCCATACAATTAATGATATCATCCGCGATAAGAGACAACTACTCGATGCTGAGCAGCTCAGCCAAACTTATGGAGATATATAAAGACGCCCTGATCCCGAAAACTGCTCAAGACTTTGATTCTTCTCTCTCAGGATATATATCCGGCAAGGTCGAGGCGATGACGGTTATAAGCAGATTGAAGTCCCGCATTGATTATGAGGCGTTATACTGGCAGCAGTTCATAGAGAGAGAAAAGGCTATAGCTCGGCTTGAGGCGATAACGACGGTCACATCTATATCTCCCCTCCCTTGA
- a CDS encoding efflux RND transporter periplasmic adaptor subunit — protein MCLPIAVYAQQDHSAHGGGQAPQAETVTSDEAPAVEIDSDQQQMIGVRVTEATVKSIRKTIRTVGRIEYDERRLSTVNIKFEGWIEKLYINSTGRPVKKGEPLAEIYSPELYATQMEYLNLVKWATPSNPTLTKGGQGEVSDLLSSDALKLVDAARHRLKLWDISDEQIDKIRETGKPFRTLTLYSPSNGVVIEKMAVEGMRVMPGEKLFDIADLSRLWVLADIFEYELPFVKTGQKAKITLSSFPEKEFESVINFIYPSIAGATRTATVRFEIPNDKGDLKPQMFTNVEIKIDAGIKLVIPDDAIIDTGKRQVVYVDKGEGLFEPREIMTGVKADGFTEVLMGLKPGEKVASSATFLIDSEAQLKGISPLKMDH, from the coding sequence ATGTGTCTTCCAATTGCAGTATATGCTCAGCAGGATCATTCGGCACATGGCGGAGGACAGGCTCCTCAAGCTGAAACTGTAACTTCTGATGAGGCTCCGGCCGTTGAGATTGATTCGGACCAGCAGCAGATGATTGGTGTCAGGGTAACTGAAGCCACTGTAAAATCTATCCGCAAGACCATCCGAACTGTAGGCCGCATCGAGTATGATGAAAGAAGGCTTTCTACTGTCAACATAAAATTTGAGGGATGGATAGAGAAGTTATACATTAACTCTACCGGACGCCCTGTGAAAAAAGGCGAGCCGCTCGCAGAGATATACAGCCCTGAACTTTACGCGACACAGATGGAATATCTGAATTTAGTTAAGTGGGCTACCCCATCTAATCCCACCCTTACTAAGGGGGGGCAAGGGGAGGTCAGTGACCTGCTTTCAAGTGATGCCTTGAAGTTGGTTGACGCTGCAAGGCATAGGCTGAAGCTATGGGATATCTCTGACGAGCAGATAGATAAGATACGTGAAACAGGCAAACCTTTCAGGACTCTTACTTTATACAGTCCGTCGAACGGCGTTGTTATAGAGAAGATGGCTGTAGAGGGAATGAGGGTGATGCCGGGTGAGAAGCTTTTTGATATAGCGGATCTTTCAAGGCTTTGGGTCTTGGCAGATATCTTTGAGTATGAACTGCCGTTTGTGAAGACAGGGCAGAAGGCAAAGATAACTCTGAGCAGCTTCCCTGAAAAGGAATTTGAATCTGTCATTAATTTCATATATCCCTCAATCGCAGGCGCGACAAGGACAGCTACTGTGCGTTTTGAGATACCGAATGATAAGGGAGACCTCAAGCCGCAGATGTTCACGAATGTTGAGATAAAGATAGATGCAGGGATCAAGCTTGTTATTCCGGATGACGCGATCATCGATACAGGGAAGAGGCAGGTTGTTTATGTTGATAAAGGCGAGGGTCTATTTGAGCCGAGAGAGATAATGACTGGTGTAAAAGCAGACGGCTTTACAGAGGTATTGATGGGATTGAAGCCCGGAGAAAAGGTCGCATCCTCTGCAACATTCCTTATAGATTCTGAAGCGCAGTTGAAGGGTATATCTCCTCTAAAGATGGATCACTAA
- a CDS encoding efflux RND transporter permease subunit: MIAKIIEYSARNKFIIFLIVAFLCVWGYWALKNTPLDAIPDLSDTQVIVYTEWPGRSPDLVEDQITYPITSTLLATPKVQVVRGFSFLGSSFIYVIFEEGTDIYWARSRILEYIQSVKNKLPQDVNPVLGPDATSLGWGFSYALVDETKTHDLSQLRSMQDYNIKLSLESVQGVSQVASIGGFVKQYQVNIDPNRLLAYNVPLMNVMEAIRRSNKDVEGRVLEFSGIEYMVRGRGYIKDISDLQNIAVGTNGIGTPVFLRDIATVQLGPEIRRGLADLDGKGEVAGGIVVVRFGENVLSVIDRVKDKIAKDIQPSLPKGVKIVTTYDRTDLIHRSIDTLKEEIIKLSIAVSAVCIIFLFHLPSALVVILTLPLAIIISFICMHYLGVTSNIMSLGGIAIAIGAMVDASIIMVENAHKKLEEWEHDPSKSPLTKGGLQGGRVDVIIEAAKEVGPSLFFSLLVITVGFLPVFTLQEQAGRLFKPLAYTKTFAMLFASFLAITLTPVLMTLFIKGKIRPEEKNPIVHFLGKLYRPRVAFSLRFSKSIIVVSLIIVLLTGGIFILPMFGITPVPSLKLGNEFMPPLYEGSLFYMPVTVPGASISEVSKLLTMQDKMLKSIPEVDQVFGKAGRAETATDPAPLEMFETVINLKPESQWRPGMTVEGLKNEMNDALTIPGVANSFTMPIKARIDMLATGIRTPVGVKVLGPNIEMIEKIGLDVENAVKNISGTRSAYAERLTTGYFLDIKPKREEIARYGLSMDDVNDLLASALGGMNLTTTVEGRERYPVNVRYMRELRNDVDKIKRILIPVMNSRQSADSGKQSAMSGSQILQIPLGVIADIEIIKGPTGIKSEEGLLASYVYIDFSGRDVGGYVEEAKQKVAEAVKLPEGYRLEWSGEYEYIVKMHERLTMVIPLTLLIILVLLYMNTKSWIKTMIVMLAVPFSLVGSFWFLYFLNYNMSIAVWVGIIALAGLDAETGVVMLLYLDLSYEQWKKEGRMNNIEDLKDSIMHGAVKRIRPKLMTVFVILAGLIPIMFSHGAGSDIMKRIAAPMIGGVVTSEILELTIYPAIYLLWKRRKFKG, translated from the coding sequence ATGATCGCAAAAATAATCGAATACAGCGCGAGGAACAAGTTCATCATCTTCCTGATAGTGGCCTTTCTCTGCGTGTGGGGATACTGGGCACTGAAGAATACGCCGCTTGACGCCATACCGGATCTGAGCGATACACAGGTCATCGTGTATACGGAATGGCCCGGCAGGAGCCCTGACCTTGTTGAAGACCAGATAACCTATCCTATAACATCCACGCTTCTTGCAACGCCAAAGGTTCAGGTGGTGCGTGGCTTCTCATTCCTGGGCAGCTCTTTTATCTATGTAATATTTGAAGAAGGGACTGATATCTACTGGGCGAGAAGCCGCATACTTGAATATATTCAGTCAGTAAAGAATAAACTCCCTCAGGATGTAAATCCTGTATTGGGGCCTGATGCCACAAGCCTCGGGTGGGGTTTCAGTTACGCGCTTGTGGATGAGACAAAGACGCATGACCTGTCGCAGCTCCGCTCCATGCAGGATTACAATATCAAACTCTCGCTCGAAAGCGTTCAGGGCGTGTCGCAGGTTGCGAGCATCGGCGGGTTTGTAAAACAGTATCAGGTCAACATTGATCCCAACAGGCTCCTCGCATATAACGTCCCTCTGATGAATGTGATGGAAGCCATCCGCAGGAGCAATAAGGATGTTGAGGGCAGGGTGCTGGAGTTCTCAGGCATCGAATACATGGTCAGAGGACGGGGATATATCAAAGATATTTCTGATCTGCAGAACATAGCTGTAGGCACCAATGGTATCGGAACGCCGGTCTTTCTTCGCGACATTGCAACCGTTCAGCTCGGCCCGGAGATACGGAGAGGGCTTGCCGACCTTGACGGAAAGGGTGAGGTTGCAGGCGGCATTGTAGTGGTGCGTTTCGGCGAGAATGTACTGAGCGTTATAGATCGCGTAAAAGATAAGATCGCAAAGGATATACAGCCGAGCCTTCCCAAAGGCGTGAAGATAGTAACCACTTACGACAGAACTGACCTTATACACCGCTCTATTGACACACTGAAAGAGGAGATCATAAAACTTTCTATAGCAGTAAGCGCGGTCTGTATCATATTCCTTTTCCATCTGCCGAGCGCGTTAGTGGTCATCTTAACGCTGCCGCTTGCTATCATTATCTCTTTTATCTGCATGCATTACCTTGGCGTGACGTCGAATATCATGAGCCTCGGCGGTATCGCTATCGCGATCGGAGCAATGGTTGACGCCTCGATCATCATGGTTGAGAATGCGCATAAGAAATTGGAAGAGTGGGAACATGACCCCTCTAAATCTCCCCTTACCAAGGGGGGACTTCAGGGGGGTCGCGTAGATGTGATCATCGAAGCTGCAAAAGAGGTCGGGCCGTCGTTATTCTTTTCACTGCTCGTAATCACAGTGGGCTTCCTTCCTGTATTCACACTTCAGGAACAGGCAGGCAGGCTTTTTAAGCCCCTTGCGTATACCAAGACCTTTGCAATGTTGTTCGCCTCTTTCCTTGCGATCACGCTTACTCCTGTCCTTATGACTCTTTTTATAAAAGGGAAGATAAGGCCTGAGGAAAAGAATCCCATTGTGCATTTCCTTGGCAAGCTATACAGGCCGAGGGTGGCATTCTCCCTGAGGTTCAGCAAGAGCATTATTGTTGTTTCACTGATAATCGTACTTCTTACAGGCGGAATATTCATACTGCCGATGTTCGGCATTACGCCTGTGCCTTCGCTCAAGCTCGGAAACGAATTCATGCCGCCGCTATATGAAGGCTCTCTCTTCTATATGCCCGTGACTGTGCCGGGAGCTTCCATCTCTGAGGTCTCAAAGCTTCTTACAATGCAGGACAAGATGCTTAAGTCCATTCCTGAAGTGGATCAGGTTTTCGGAAAAGCGGGCCGCGCTGAGACAGCCACAGACCCGGCGCCGCTTGAGATGTTTGAGACGGTAATTAATCTAAAGCCTGAGTCTCAATGGCGGCCGGGCATGACCGTTGAAGGGCTGAAGAACGAGATGAATGATGCGCTCACTATTCCCGGAGTAGCGAACTCCTTCACTATGCCTATCAAGGCGAGGATAGATATGCTCGCAACAGGCATAAGAACACCTGTGGGGGTGAAGGTACTCGGGCCGAATATAGAGATGATAGAAAAGATCGGGCTTGATGTTGAGAATGCGGTAAAGAATATTTCAGGCACACGGAGCGCTTACGCGGAGAGATTAACAACAGGATATTTCCTGGACATTAAACCTAAACGTGAAGAGATTGCACGCTACGGATTGTCAATGGATGATGTAAATGACCTGCTTGCGAGCGCGCTTGGCGGGATGAATCTTACAACCACTGTTGAAGGCAGAGAGCGTTACCCTGTCAATGTCAGGTATATGCGTGAACTGAGAAATGATGTTGATAAGATAAAGAGGATACTTATACCGGTAATGAACAGCCGGCAGTCAGCGGATAGCGGTAAACAGTCAGCTATGAGCGGCTCGCAAATTTTACAGATCCCGCTTGGAGTGATCGCAGACATAGAGATCATAAAAGGCCCGACAGGTATTAAAAGCGAGGAGGGGCTTCTTGCATCTTATGTCTATATTGATTTCTCCGGGCGTGATGTCGGAGGTTATGTTGAGGAGGCAAAGCAGAAGGTTGCAGAGGCGGTTAAACTTCCTGAAGGATACAGGCTTGAGTGGAGCGGAGAATATGAATACATAGTCAAGATGCACGAGAGGCTCACTATGGTCATTCCTCTTACTCTGCTTATCATATTAGTGCTGCTCTACATGAATACAAAATCATGGATAAAGACGATGATAGTGATGCTCGCTGTTCCGTTCTCGCTGGTAGGTTCCTTCTGGTTCCTTTATTTTCTTAATTACAATATGAGCATAGCAGTCTGGGTCGGCATTATAGCGCTTGCGGGTTTGGACGCTGAGACCGGCGTGGTCATGCTCCTGTATCTTGACCTGTCATACGAGCAGTGGAAGAAAGAAGGCAGGATGAATAACATTGAAGACCTTAAGGACTCCATCATGCACGGCGCAGTAAAGAGGATAAGGCCAAAGCTCATGACCGTCTTCGTGATCCTTGCCGGGCTTATACCGATCATGTTCAGCCACGGCGCCGGGTCTGATATCATGAAGAGGATCGCCGCCCCGATGATCGGCGGTGTCGTGACATCAGAGATACTTGAACTGACCATCTATCCTGCCATTTATCTGCTGTGGAAGAGAAGAAAGTTTAAGGGGTAA
- a CDS encoding nucleotidyltransferase family protein produces MKNIDEAKAVLKEHKNEVIQKYRVSEIGIFGSFVRGEQKKRSDIDILVEFDEENIPSLLKLIEMERFLQRLLRKNVDVVMKSGIRPELKDLILKEVVYV; encoded by the coding sequence GTGAAAAATATTGATGAAGCCAAAGCGGTGCTCAAAGAGCATAAGAATGAAGTAATTCAAAAATACCGGGTGAGCGAGATCGGTATCTTCGGGTCATTCGTTCGCGGTGAACAGAAAAAAAGAAGCGATATTGATATCCTTGTTGAGTTTGATGAAGAAAATATCCCCAGCCTTCTTAAACTCATCGAGATGGAGCGGTTTCTTCAAAGGCTTCTCAGGAAGAATGTTGATGTTGTTATGAAGAGCGGCATCCGCCCTGAACTCAAAGACCTCATCCTGAAAGAGGTTGTCTACGTATGA
- a CDS encoding DUF86 domain-containing protein: MTRKWAFFIQDIFDAIQYIKSFMGDMTLEEFLSDEKTRSAVAFKVENIGEAAKNIPREVRSKYKKLPWADMAKMRDKITHLYFGINYKIVWKVVKEDLPVIELLIEKILNDLKAGETTEEKS; encoded by the coding sequence ATGACCAGAAAGTGGGCTTTCTTCATTCAGGACATCTTTGATGCCATACAGTATATCAAGTCTTTTATGGGCGATATGACCCTTGAGGAATTTCTCTCTGATGAAAAGACGCGGAGCGCTGTCGCATTCAAGGTCGAGAACATAGGAGAGGCTGCCAAGAATATTCCGAGAGAGGTCAGGTCTAAGTACAAAAAGCTTCCTTGGGCAGATATGGCGAAAATGAGGGATAAGATCACACATCTTTATTTTGGGATCAACTACAAGATCGTCTGGAAAGTGGTAAAAGAAGATCTCCCTGTAATCGAGCTTTTAATAGAGAAGATATTGAATGATCTGAAGGCTGGGGAAACTACCGAAGAGAAGTCGTGA